Proteins encoded in a region of the Thermococcus stetteri genome:
- a CDS encoding HemK2/MTQ2 family protein methyltransferase: MFLEYKGLRIRLHPQVYEPAEDTFLLAENLAVKEGDIALDVGTGTGIIALLMARKARWVLGVDINPIVVEIAKENARLNNITNVEFRLSDLFENVSGEFDVITFNAPYLPGEPEEPIDLALVGGESGREVLDRFIDDVPNYLKPGGVVQIVQSSITGVGETLKRLEERGLTARVVAKRHIFFEDIVLINAYARE, translated from the coding sequence TAAGGCTCCACCCCCAGGTGTACGAGCCCGCAGAGGACACGTTCCTGCTTGCAGAGAACCTTGCCGTCAAAGAGGGGGATATCGCACTCGACGTTGGAACTGGAACCGGGATAATAGCCCTTCTCATGGCAAGAAAAGCCCGTTGGGTTCTGGGTGTTGACATTAATCCCATAGTCGTTGAGATTGCAAAGGAAAACGCGAGATTGAACAACATAACCAACGTTGAATTTCGACTCAGCGACCTTTTTGAGAACGTTTCCGGTGAGTTTGACGTTATAACGTTCAACGCCCCCTATCTTCCAGGTGAACCTGAGGAGCCCATAGACCTTGCCCTCGTGGGTGGAGAAAGCGGTAGGGAGGTTCTCGACAGGTTCATAGATGATGTCCCCAACTACCTAAAGCCAGGTGGAGTCGTCCAGATAGTTCAGAGTTCCATAACTGGGGTAGGGGAGACCCTTAAAAGGCTGGAAGAGAGAGGACTAACGGCTAGGGTCGTTGCCAAAAGACACATCTTCTTTGAGGACATTGTGCTGATAAACGCTTATGCCAGAGAGTAG